The Campylobacter sp. CNRCH_2014_0184h genome has a segment encoding these proteins:
- a CDS encoding CatA-like O-acetyltransferase produces the protein MFKIIDLEQYKRKEHFNFYTQNIPCSFEITVKLDISSFYYFIKNNNYEFYPCFIHTISKSINAFDNFKFSLDQNKQLICYDIIHPSYTIFHKDSKTFSVLWTFYKENLNDFLSLYEEDKQLIKNDKSMFLKEPIDNLFNISAIPWVAFENFSLHLPKKEQYFFPIITSGKIIKENKKILIPFSINVNHASNDAYHIYLFLEKLQENLNSL, from the coding sequence ATGTTTAAAATAATTGATTTAGAACAATATAAAAGAAAAGAACATTTTAACTTTTATACTCAAAATATTCCTTGCTCGTTTGAAATTACTGTTAAATTAGATATTAGTTCTTTTTATTATTTTATTAAAAACAATAATTATGAATTCTACCCTTGTTTTATCCACACTATTAGTAAAAGTATAAATGCTTTTGATAATTTTAAATTTAGTTTAGATCAAAACAAACAACTAATATGTTATGATATTATCCATCCTTCTTATACTATTTTTCATAAGGACTCTAAAACTTTTTCTGTTCTTTGGACTTTCTATAAAGAAAATTTAAATGATTTTTTATCTTTATATGAAGAGGATAAACAATTAATAAAAAACGATAAAAGTATGTTTTTAAAAGAGCCTATAGATAATCTTTTTAATATTTCTGCCATTCCTTGGGTGGCTTTTGAGAATTTTTCTTTACACTTGCCAAAAAAAGAGCAGTATTTCTTTCCTATTATAACAAGTGGAAAGATTATAAAAGAAAATAAAAAAATTCTCATTCCTTTTAGTATTAATGTTAATCATGCCAGCAATGATGCTTATCACATTTATTTGTTTTTAGAAAAACTCCAAGAAAACCTTAATAGTTTATAA
- the rpsG gene encoding 30S ribosomal protein S7, translated as MRRRKAPVREVLPDPIYGNKVITKFINSLMYDGKKSTATTIMYGALEAIDKKGGEKKGIEIFNDAIENIKPLLEVKSRRVGGATYQVPVEVRPARQQALAIRWIISFARKRSERTMIEKLAAELLDAANSKGASFKKKEDTYKMAEANKAFAHYRW; from the coding sequence ATGAGAAGAAGAAAAGCTCCGGTAAGAGAAGTCTTGCCAGATCCGATTTATGGAAACAAAGTAATTACAAAATTCATTAATTCTTTAATGTATGATGGTAAAAAAAGCACAGCTACTACTATTATGTATGGTGCTTTAGAAGCTATCGATAAAAAAGGTGGAGAAAAAAAAGGTATAGAAATTTTTAATGATGCTATTGAAAATATTAAGCCTTTATTAGAAGTTAAATCTCGTCGTGTTGGTGGTGCTACTTATCAAGTTCCAGTAGAAGTACGCCCAGCTAGACAACAAGCTTTAGCTATAAGATGGATTATTTCTTTTGCTAGAAAAAGAAGTGAAAGAACTATGATTGAAAAATTAGCAGCTGAATTATTAGACGCAGCTAATAGTAAAGGCGCTTCATTTAAGAAGAAAGAAGATACTTATAAAATGGCAGAAGCTAATAAAGCATTTGCTCATTATCGTTGGTAA
- the rpsL gene encoding 30S ribosomal protein S12: protein MPTINQLVRKERKKVLEKSKSPALKNCPQRRGVCTRVYTTTPKKPNSALRKVAKVRLTSGFEVISYIGGEGHNLQEHSIVLVRGGRVKDLPGVKYHIVRGALDTAGVAKRTVSRSKYGAKRPKAAAK, encoded by the coding sequence GTGCCAACCATAAATCAATTGGTTAGAAAAGAGCGCAAAAAAGTTTTAGAAAAATCTAAATCACCAGCGCTTAAAAATTGCCCACAAAGAAGGGGAGTTTGTACTAGGGTTTATACAACAACTCCTAAAAAACCAAACTCAGCGTTAAGAAAAGTTGCCAAAGTAAGACTTACAAGTGGCTTTGAAGTTATTAGTTATATCGGTGGTGAAGGTCACAACCTACAAGAACACAGCATCGTTTTAGTGCGTGGTGGTAGGGTAAAAGACTTACCAGGTGTTAAGTATCACATTGTTCGTGGTGCCTTAGATACTGCAGGTGTTGCAAAAAGAACTGTTTCTCGTTCTAAATATGGTGCAAAACGCCCTAAAGCAGCAGCTAAGTAA
- the rpoC gene encoding DNA-directed RNA polymerase subunit beta', with protein sequence MSKFKPIEIKEDGRPRDFEAFQLRLASPEKIKSWSYGEVKKPETINYRTLKPERDGLFCAKIFGPVRDYECLCGKYKKMRFKGIKCEKCGVEVTSSKVRRSRMGHIELVTPVAHIWYVNSLPSRIGTLLGVKMKDLERVLYYEAYIVENPGDAYYDNENTKKVEFCDVLNEEQYLNLMQRYESSGFKARMGGEVVRDLLANLDLVELLNKLKEDIAATNSEAKKKTIIKRLKVVENFLNSNLNTNTNSDEVVPNRPEWMMITNLPVLPPDLRPLVALDGGKFAVSDVNDLYRRVINRNTRLKRLMELDAPEIIIRNEKRMLQEAVDALFDNGRRANAVKGANKRPLKSLSEIIKGKQGRFRQNLLGKRVDFSGRSVIVVGPKLRMDQCGLPKKMALELFKPHLLAKLEEKGYATTVKQAKKMIENKTNEVWECLEEVVKGHPVMLNRAPTLHKLSIQAFHPVLVEGKAIQLHPLVCAAFNADFDGDQMAVHVPLSQEAIAECKVLMLSSMNILLPASGRSVTVPSQDMVLGIYYLSLEKDGAKGEHKICTGIEEVMIALEAKSLDIHASIRSVVDGRKITTTAGRLIIKSILPDFVPENMWNKVMKKKDIAALVDYVYKEGGLEVSASFLDKLKDLGFEYATKAGISISIADIIVPDQKQKSIEEAKKQVREIQNSYNLGLITSGERYNKIIDIWKSTNNILSKDMMELIKKDKEGFNSIYMMADSGARGSAAQISQLAAMRGLMAKPDGSIIETPIISNFREGLNVLEYFISTHGARKGLADTALKTANAGYLTRKLIDVAQNVKVTMEDCGAHEGVEINEITADGVVIETLEERILGRVLAENIIDSITNEILFSEGTLVDEEKARVIVESGVKSVSIRTPITCKAKKGVCSKCYGINLGEGKLVKPGEAVGIISAQSIGEPGTQLTLRTFHSGGTASTDLQDRQVVAHKEGFVRFYNLNTYEDRQGKTIVANHRNAAILLVEPKIKAPFKGTIHIEHAYEDVVVSVKAKNNEAKFILRKYDLAKANELAGVSGNIEGKLYIPYSDGAEVAENESIVEVIKEGWNIPNRIPYASELLVKDGDPITQDIVAGAKGTLKFYMLKGDGLDRIRNLKKGDVVKEKGVFVVIADENDREAKRHYIPRDSVIEFDDSTFVDNPKTIIAKSSKEDKTIIAEWDAYNNTVIAEVAGTINFEDIESGYSADEQIDEATGKRSLVINEYLPSGVRPALLIIGENDKVVRYQLEPKTVIYVNDGDKVKQADILAKTPKAAAKSKDITGGLPRVSELFEARKPKNTAVVAEIDGVVRFDKPLRSKERIIIQAEDGSSAEYLIDKSKRIQVRDGEFIHAGEKLTDGVISSHDVLRILGEKALHYYLISEIQQVYRGQGVVISDKHIEIIVSQMLRQVKIVDSGHTNFIVGDLVSRRKFREENERILRYGGEPAVAEPVLLGVTRAAIGSDSVISAASFQETTKVLTEASIAGKFDYLEDLKENVILGRMIPVGTGLYGDQNLKLKQQN encoded by the coding sequence ATGAGTAAATTTAAACCTATCGAAATAAAAGAAGATGGTAGACCTAGAGACTTTGAAGCTTTTCAATTAAGACTTGCAAGTCCTGAAAAAATCAAATCATGGTCTTATGGCGAAGTAAAAAAACCAGAAACAATTAATTATAGAACTTTAAAGCCTGAAAGAGACGGGCTTTTTTGCGCTAAAATTTTTGGACCAGTAAGAGATTATGAATGTCTTTGTGGTAAGTATAAAAAAATGCGTTTTAAAGGCATTAAGTGTGAAAAATGTGGTGTTGAAGTTACTAGTTCTAAAGTACGCCGCTCAAGAATGGGGCATATTGAGCTAGTTACACCAGTAGCACATATATGGTATGTAAATTCTTTGCCAAGTCGTATCGGTACTTTACTTGGTGTAAAGATGAAAGACTTAGAGCGCGTATTGTATTATGAAGCATATATAGTAGAAAATCCAGGTGATGCATACTATGATAATGAAAATACTAAAAAAGTTGAATTTTGTGATGTATTAAATGAAGAGCAGTATTTAAATTTAATGCAACGCTATGAAAGTAGTGGATTTAAAGCTAGAATGGGTGGTGAAGTTGTTAGAGATTTACTAGCAAATTTAGATCTTGTTGAGCTTTTAAATAAATTAAAAGAAGATATTGCAGCAACTAATTCAGAAGCAAAGAAAAAAACTATCATCAAACGCTTAAAAGTGGTGGAAAATTTCTTAAATAGTAATTTAAATACTAATACAAATAGTGATGAAGTAGTTCCAAATCGTCCTGAATGGATGATGATTACAAATTTACCTGTGTTACCACCTGATTTAAGACCTTTGGTAGCTTTAGATGGTGGAAAATTTGCAGTTTCTGATGTGAATGATTTATATAGAAGAGTTATTAATAGAAATACACGTTTAAAAAGACTTATGGAGCTTGATGCACCTGAAATTATCATTAGAAATGAAAAAAGAATGCTTCAAGAAGCAGTCGATGCTTTATTTGATAATGGTAGAAGAGCAAATGCAGTTAAAGGTGCAAATAAACGTCCATTAAAATCTTTAAGTGAAATCATCAAAGGAAAACAAGGTCGTTTCAGACAAAATCTACTTGGTAAAAGAGTGGATTTTTCAGGTCGTAGTGTTATTGTTGTTGGGCCAAAACTTAGAATGGATCAATGTGGTTTACCTAAAAAAATGGCTTTGGAATTATTTAAGCCACATTTGTTAGCTAAACTTGAAGAAAAAGGTTATGCTACCACTGTAAAACAAGCTAAAAAAATGATAGAAAATAAAACCAATGAGGTTTGGGAGTGTTTAGAAGAGGTTGTTAAAGGTCATCCTGTAATGCTTAATCGTGCACCAACCTTGCATAAGCTTTCCATCCAAGCTTTCCATCCTGTGCTTGTAGAGGGCAAGGCAATTCAACTTCATCCATTGGTGTGTGCAGCATTTAATGCTGATTTTGACGGGGATCAAATGGCTGTGCATGTGCCTTTATCACAAGAAGCAATAGCTGAGTGTAAAGTATTAATGCTCTCATCTATGAATATCTTGCTTCCAGCAAGTGGTCGTTCTGTGACTGTACCTTCTCAAGATATGGTTTTGGGGATTTATTATCTATCTTTAGAAAAAGATGGTGCTAAGGGTGAGCATAAAATTTGTACAGGTATTGAAGAGGTTATGATTGCCCTAGAAGCAAAATCTTTAGATATTCATGCAAGTATTAGAAGTGTAGTTGATGGTAGAAAAATCACTACGACTGCTGGAAGATTAATTATTAAGTCTATCTTGCCTGATTTTGTTCCTGAAAATATGTGGAATAAAGTCATGAAGAAAAAAGATATTGCAGCTTTGGTTGATTATGTTTATAAAGAAGGTGGCCTTGAAGTAAGTGCTAGCTTTTTAGATAAATTAAAAGATCTTGGTTTTGAATATGCAACAAAAGCGGGTATTTCTATTTCAATTGCTGATATTATTGTGCCTGATCAAAAGCAAAAAAGCATAGAAGAAGCTAAAAAACAAGTAAGAGAAATTCAAAATTCATATAATTTAGGTTTGATTACTTCGGGTGAAAGATATAATAAGATTATCGATATTTGGAAAAGCACTAATAATATCTTGTCAAAAGACATGATGGAGTTAATTAAAAAAGATAAAGAAGGATTTAACTCTATTTATATGATGGCAGATTCTGGTGCTAGAGGTTCAGCAGCTCAAATTTCACAGCTTGCTGCGATGAGAGGTCTTATGGCAAAACCTGATGGCTCAATCATTGAAACACCGATTATTTCAAATTTCCGTGAAGGACTTAATGTTCTTGAATATTTTATTTCAACTCATGGTGCTAGAAAAGGTCTTGCGGATACAGCATTAAAAACAGCAAATGCAGGTTATTTAACAAGAAAACTTATCGATGTGGCACAAAATGTAAAAGTTACAATGGAAGATTGTGGTGCACATGAGGGTGTTGAGATTAATGAAATTACCGCAGATGGTGTTGTGATTGAAACCTTAGAAGAAAGAATTTTAGGAAGAGTTTTAGCTGAAAATATTATTGATTCTATTACTAATGAAATTTTATTTTCAGAAGGTACTTTAGTAGATGAGGAAAAAGCTAGAGTAATTGTTGAAAGTGGTGTAAAGAGTGTAAGTATTAGAACTCCTATTACTTGTAAAGCTAAAAAAGGAGTTTGTTCTAAATGTTATGGTATTAACCTAGGTGAGGGCAAATTAGTTAAGCCAGGTGAAGCTGTAGGTATTATATCTGCTCAATCAATCGGTGAGCCAGGAACTCAGCTTACACTAAGAACTTTCCATAGTGGTGGTACTGCTAGTACAGATTTGCAAGATCGTCAAGTAGTAGCACACAAAGAAGGTTTTGTAAGATTTTATAATCTTAACACTTATGAAGATAGACAAGGTAAAACTATCGTTGCAAATCATCGCAATGCTGCTATTTTACTTGTTGAGCCAAAAATCAAAGCTCCATTTAAAGGAACTATCCATATTGAGCATGCATATGAGGATGTGGTAGTTAGCGTTAAAGCAAAAAATAATGAAGCTAAATTTATATTAAGAAAGTATGACTTAGCAAAAGCTAATGAGCTTGCTGGTGTAAGTGGTAATATTGAAGGTAAATTATATATTCCATATAGCGATGGTGCTGAAGTAGCTGAAAATGAAAGTATTGTAGAAGTAATCAAAGAGGGTTGGAATATACCAAACCGTATCCCTTATGCGAGTGAATTGTTAGTAAAAGATGGCGATCCTATCACTCAGGATATTGTAGCTGGTGCAAAAGGTACCTTGAAGTTTTATATGCTTAAAGGGGATGGTTTAGATAGAATTAGAAATCTTAAAAAAGGTGATGTAGTTAAAGAAAAAGGTGTTTTTGTTGTTATTGCTGATGAAAATGATAGAGAAGCAAAAAGACACTATATACCAAGAGATTCTGTGATTGAATTTGATGATAGTACTTTTGTGGATAATCCTAAAACTATCATAGCAAAATCAAGCAAAGAAGATAAAACTATCATTGCTGAATGGGATGCATATAATAATACTGTAATTGCAGAAGTTGCAGGTACAATTAACTTTGAAGATATTGAATCAGGCTATAGTGCTGATGAGCAAATTGATGAAGCAACTGGTAAAAGATCGCTTGTTATTAATGAGTATCTACCAAGTGGAGTGCGTCCAGCGTTGTTAATCATAGGTGAAAACGATAAAGTAGTGCGTTATCAACTCGAACCAAAAACTGTTATTTATGTAAATGATGGTGATAAGGTTAAGCAAGCTGACATCCTAGCTAAAACACCAAAGGCAGCAGCTAAATCAAAAGATATTACTGGAGGTCTTCCAAGGGTATCTGAATTATTTGAAGCAAGAAAGCCAAAAAATACTGCTGTTGTAGCTGAAATTGATGGAGTTGTTAGATTTGATAAACCTTTAAGATCAAAAGAAAGAATTATTATCCAAGCAGAAGATGGAAGTAGTGCAGAGTATTTAATTGATAAATCAAAACGCATTCAAGTAAGAGATGGTGAATTTATTCATGCGGGTGAAAAATTAACCGATGGAGTTATTTCAAGTCATGATGTGCTTAGAATTTTAGGTGAAAAAGCATTGCATTATTATCTTATTTCTGAAATTCAGCAAGTTTATCGTGGTCAAGGTGTTGTGATTTCTGATAAGCATATTGAAATCATCGTATCACAAATGCTAAGACAAGTAAAAATTGTTGATAGTGGTCATACAAACTTTATTGTAGGTGATTTGGTTTCAAGAAGAAAATTTAGAGAAGAAAATGAAAGAATTTTAAGATATGGCGGTGAACCTGCTGTAGCTGAGCCTGTGTTGCTTGGGGTTACAAGAGCAGCTATTGGAAGTGATAGTGTGATTTCGGCTGCTTCTTTCCAAGAAACAACGAAAGTTTTAACAGAAGCAAGTATTGCAGGTAAATTTGACTATCTTGAAGATCTGAAAGAAAATGTAATCTTAGGTCGCATGATTCCTGTTGGTACAGGTCTTTATGGAGATCAAAATTTAAAGCTTAAACAACAAAATTAA